The following proteins come from a genomic window of Nicotiana tomentosiformis chromosome 12, ASM39032v3, whole genome shotgun sequence:
- the LOC104120695 gene encoding zinc finger protein ZAT10-like → MALEALNSPRAPTPPSFQYENTTLNCLESWTKGKRSKRPRTIMEQQPTEEEYLAFCLLMLARSNGNYTTSTKNQQPPQQISTLTSDSKNLYKCSVCGKSFGSYQALGGHKASHRKQLINGDVNENSATTSTITAGATSATGGSGRTHECSVCHKTFPTGQALGGHKRRHYEGKVTSSDGVGSTSSQRGFDLNIPPLPEFWPGFGSGEDEVESPHPAKKSRQFPSTKLELF, encoded by the coding sequence ATGGCACTTGAAGCTTTGAACTCTCCAAGAGCCCCAACCCCACCATCATTTCAGTATGAAAACACCACTCTCAACTGCCTTGAATCTTGGACAAAGGGTAAGAGATCAAAAAGACCACGTACTATAATGGAGCAACAGCCTACTGAAGAAGAATACTTAGCTTTCTGTCTTCTTATGCTTGCTCGTAGTAACGGTAATTATACTACTTCAACAAAGAATCAGCAACCCCCACAGCAAATATCAACTTTGACATCGGATTCCAAGAATTTGTACAAGTGTTCAGTGTGTGGTAAGTCTTTTGGATCTTATCAAGCTCTAGGTGGACATAAAGCTAGTCACCGTAAACAGCTCATTAACGGAGACGTCAATGAGAACTCCGCCACCACCTCCACTATCACCGCCGGTGCCACATCAGCTACCGGCGGTAGTGGGAGGACTCACGAGTGTTCCGTTTGCCACAAGACTTTCCCAACTGGACAAGCTTTGGGTGGTCACAAAAGGCGTCACTACGAGGGAAAGGTGACGTCATCCGACGGTGTGGGGTCTACGAGTAGCCAGCGTGGATTTGACTTGAATATTCCGCCCTTGCCGGAATTTTGGCCGGGATTTGGCTCCGGCGAGGATGAGGTGGAAAGTCCTCATCCAGCTAAGAAATCGCGACAATTTCCGTCAACCAAACTTGAATTATTCTGA